Below is a window of Neofelis nebulosa isolate mNeoNeb1 chromosome 8, mNeoNeb1.pri, whole genome shotgun sequence DNA.
tggctcagtcggttaagtgaccgacttcagctcaggtcattatctcatggtctgtaggtttgagccccacatcaggctctgtgctgacagctcagagcctggaccctgcttcggattctgtgtctccctctccctcttcccctcccctgctcatgctctgtctctctctctctctctctctctttcaaaattaaacactaaaaaaaaattaaaaaagaaaagactaagaGACGAAAGTAGTATAAGTAACTATAACAAAAGATacagaatgaatggataaaaaaaaaacaacaagataaaactagatgctgcctacaagagactcatttctgCTTTAAGGACAcatagactgaaagtgaagggatggaaaaagatattccatggaaatggaacacaaaagaaagcaggaatagctacacttatatcagacaaaacaggcTTCAAGCTAAAGATTATAAGAGATAAAGAAAGCCATTATATAATGATGAAAGAGGTCAATTCATCCAGAGGATATaacattagtaaatatttatacacctaTCATAGaagcatctaaatatataaagcaaatattaacagaccaaaagggagaaatgacaatatagtaataatagtaggggattttaataccctactttcaacaatggatagatcatccagggacacctgggtggctcagtcaattaagcattcgactcttgattattggctcaggtcatgatctcacagtttgtgggtttgagctctgtgtcaggctcctcactatcagcttaagattctgtctctctctctctctgcccccccaaaataaataaaatttaaaaaataacaatggacagattatccaGACATAAAATCAATATGAAAACATTGGAGTTAAATTCTATACATAAGCTCAGATGAacccaaagacatttttttaaacgtgccacccaacaacaacagaatacacattcatctCAAATACACATAGAActttctccaggacagatcatatgttaggccaaaAAACAagacttaataaatttaagaagtatGAAATCATATCATCAATTCCAATCATAACTGTactaaactagaaatcaattacaagaaaaaaaaactggaaaattcacaaatatgtggagattaaacaacatactactaaacaaccaaagggttaaagaagaaatcaagagaaataaaaaaaatatcttgagacaaatgaagataaaacagaaaacaccaaaacttatgggaaaaGCAAAAGCAGTTTGAAGAGGGAAGTTTGTGATGATAAATCctacaggaagaaaaggaaagatatcaaataaacaacctaactttatacctcaagaaacaagaaaatggcAAATAATCTAACCCCagttagcagaaggaaataacaaaaatcatagtggaaataaatggaatatagcctaaaaagacaatagaaaaggtCAATGAAATGAAgaactggttttttaaaaagataaaatagataaacctttatatttaacaagaaaaaatgagggaggatgcaaataaataaaattagaattgaaAGTAGAgacattctggggcgcctgggtggctcagtccaacttcggctcaagtcatgatctcacggtccgtgagttcaagccccacgtcgggctctgtgctgacagctcagagcctgaagtctgcttcggattctgtgtctccctctttctctgaccctcccccattcatgctctgtctgtctctgtctcaaaaataaataaatgttaaaaaaaattaaaaaaaaagaaagtagagacaTTCCAACTGATACCAGAGACATACAAAGGAAACTAGTATGAACAATTAgacaccaacaaactggacaacaaacttgaagaaatggacaaattcctggaaacatacaacATACCAAGATGGAATCATGAAGAACTAGAAAATCTGagtagaccaattactagtaatgagactgaatcaataatcaaaacctcccaacaaagaaacccagggccagatgacttcactgggtAATTCTACTGATCAATTAAAGAactaataccaattcttctcaaactcttccaaaatagtAGAAGAGAACAGAATACTTCTAAACTCATTtgacaaggccagcattaccctgatgccaaagccagataaaggcactataagaaaagaaaaacaggtcaatatcctgatgaacatagataggaaaatcctcaacaaaatactagcaaaccaaatacaacagtttaatttaaaaagatttaaaaaatcatataccattatcaaatgaaatttaacacagagatgcaagaatggttcaacatctATAAATcaacaccacattaacaaaaagaaggataaaaatcatattgtcatctcaagagatgcagaaaaagcatttgacaaaattcaaaattcccCATGATAGAGACTCTGAACAAATCGGACATAGAGGgaatatacttcaacataatgAAGTCTACGTATGTCAATCCCATGGCTAATGTCATACATcatgaaaagctgaaagtttttcctctaagatcaggagtaagataaggatgcccactctcaccactttaatTCAGCACAGtgtggaagtcctagccagactAATTAatcaagaacagaaaataaaaatccaaattggaaagaaagaagtaaaattgtctctatttgcagatgacatgatattatatcaGAAACCCTAATTCCACCAAAcaactattaaaactaataaatgaattcagtaaagctgtaggatacaaaatcagtacaCGGAAACCAgatgcatttttatacactaacaatgaaatatcagaaagaataatttaaaaaacaatttaatttacaATAGAGCCAAAAcgaataaaatacttaaggataaatttaaccaaggaagtggaAGATCTATAATTggaaactgtaagacactgatgaaaacaactgaagaagatacaaagtaatggaaagatCTTctgtgctcatagattggaaggactgatattgttaaaatgttcatgctactcaaagcaatctgcagattcagtgcactccctctcaaaatctcaatggcatttttttagagaaatagaaaaaaacaatcctaaagtttgtatgaaaCCATAAAGGCCTGAATAATCCAAAGcaattgagaaagaagaacagagctggaggcatatgttcctgattttaaactgtattacaaagctataataatcaaggcagtatggtactggcataaaagtagacatatagatcaaaggaacagaaataaATCAATGTATTTATAGTCAACTAATTTCCTATAACTAATTTtctagaaaacccagaaataaacccatgatttgcagtcaattaatttttgacaaaagaGCCAATAATATACAAGAAGAAAgtacagtttcttcaataaactgTGTTAGGagaactggatatccacatgcaaaagaatgaaaacaggacCCCActttatactatacacaaaaatgaactcaaaatagattgaagacttgaatgtaatacctgaagccataaaactcctggaagaaaacacagaaggtaagctccttgacattggttttggcaatgattttttttttttttttggatttgatgccaaaagcaaagacaacaaaaccaaaaagaaacacatgggtctatatcaaaccaaaaagcttctgttCAGCAAAGGAGGCCATCatcaaaatggaaagacaatctacggaataggagaaaatatttgcaaatcacatatctgatacgtagttaatatccaaaatatacaaagaacttatacaactccatagcaataataataatccaattgGTAAatgacaaaggacctgaatagtcATTTTtgtccaaaaaagacatccaaaacTATTGGCTGGCAATGGTTTTGATTAGCCTAACctctgttaggatggctattatcaaaaaagacaagagataacaaatgctggggaggatgtggaaaaaagggaacactgttggtgggaatgcaaactagtgcagctactatggaaaacagtatggaggttctagccagatgatccagcaattccacttctgggcatatatccaaaaaaagaaaccattattccaaagagatatctgtattcccatgttcattacagcattcccaatagccaagatacagaaacaccCTAAGTGTCCCTCaacggatgagtggataaagacaatgtggcaTATATATGCGATGGAAGATTATTCATCcttgaaaaagaagtaaatcctgttatgtgcaacaacatggatgaacctggaggacactatgctaaataaaataaagcagacaaagaaagataaatgttgTATGGTATCAGTTATATAAGGAATCTAAAAGACAGGGAAAagaagtcaaactcatagaaacagagtagaaaagtgaTTGCCAGATGCTTGGGGGAACTAAGAACAGGTTGGTGAAAAGGTACAAAATTTTAGTCATAAGATGAAGAAGGTCTGTGGATCTAAAGCATAACATGGTGgttatagttaataacactgtagtgtgtaattgaaatttgctaagagattagaacttaaatgttttcataaaaaaacaaagaggttgGTAAATgtggaggtgatggatgtgttaatgaACACGTCGGGGATAAACCTTTCACAACATATATTGATCAAATCATGATGCTGTGCACTTCAAATGTTTTATAATGTTGTCAATTACAGTTCAGTAGAGgtgaaaaaagtttgaaatttaCATGACTTTACGGAAAGGATTAAGAAATATACACTTGGAACTAGAattcaatgtgtttttttaagtatattaattatattaggAACCTGTGTGAATGGTATCTTGGCTTATTGCTTTTCATTGTTTATTGAATTCTCAGTGCATTAAACATAATACCtacaaaggacagagagaaagaagggcaaGATTTCCCATGTTCATATTTTGAGtcttgttttttcaatttttatttatttattttgagagagagctagagagtgagtgagtgtgtatgagacgaggaggggcagagagagagagagagagagggagaatcccaagcaggttccatgctgtcagtgcagagcctgacatggggcttgatcccgtgaaccatgaaatcatgatctgagccaaaattgagtcagacacttaattgactgagtcacccacccACATTTTGAGTCTTATGCAAAAGTATCTTCAACCTTTCACACAAGCTGACACTCTCAACTCTAGAGAAAGATGACAAAACACAAGAATCTTCTATCCTCATTTTACCTCCTACCTGTAACTACTTTCAAAAAATCCCTACACAGAACAAAGTTATTAACCCCAACAAAGTAGGAAATTGGCAACATGTACAATTGCAGTGAGAGTTGGAGACTTCTACATCCTAATTTTCCATAATTATTATATGGACTATATAAGATGACTGCTTTTCCCTCTTCTTATGACCCTCAACATCTCACTGAGCTCCTTGACCAAAATTCTTTGATAAAATAGATAATTTCAGGAGGCAGTGTGTTTACCTTCGTACACGTTCCACTTTGTCATCTGTCCGAAGATATTTCTTGGCATTTTCTCCTTTGCCAAAGCCTACACAGTCTTCTGGGTTGGCAAAAACCTATTCCAAATACCAAGGAATAAGAAACGTTGTTCAAATACCAAATAACAGGTGAGTATTCTACCTGATAAGTTATTTGGATTTTAACAGAAGAAATACAGGCATCCAGATTGGCCCTTAGGAAAAAATTCAGAGCTCAAGCACAGGTAAGGGTCTATActttaaatctgcatttttattaacagtccaaaattttttttaaagaaaagaataaatagggacttaaataaaaaccaacgtataaaaatagcaaaaaggaACCATAAAGGGAAAAGAGAGCATAATTTTAAGTTATCATTCACTATTATTATGGTGaattggcattttttttcatAGTGATGTTGATATAACTTATCTCAAGGGTATTAACATTTCCAACTGACTGGTTCATAGGAAAGTCGTAAGTTTACCAGCCAAGGATGTTAGAGAACGGGCAAGAAACATAAAAGAGTGAGGGGCAGGAAATGTATTTTGTACTTTGTTAGGATATgtgtatctcttttcttttgctgaatTAACACTTTGGGTTGAATAATATAGTGAAATATAAGAAGTTGAATTGCATTCCTATAAAGGACATGTTCTACggcatatattcatttatttcttcctgcaATGATTATGCTCTTTGCTATGACTTCCCCATCCCTTGAAACttgaaaaatgcatttaagaaatatttaagtatgCTCCACTGCTTAATAATTCAAAGCAAGGAAAAACATGAACTACAAAATTAGCCTAATTTACACTTAGAAAtccataaatattataatatttttcttaatatgatataaacatttatttcagatTAAGATGTTGAAGAGAACTGATGAGAAAGGACATGATACAGGATCAGCTCTTGAAGTCAGCTCTGTCTGGCACACActagatgttcaataaacatgtttcaaacaagtaaacaaatgtaTTACAATGGCAAGTGCATGAGATTTGAGTTTAAAGCAGTCTGAATTAGAATCTCAGCATCACCCTTTATTGGTGCATAACGTCTCTGATCTTCagttcctcaactgtaaaatgggggggCTAACCCTCATTTCCCGTGATAATATGAACGATGGTGTAAAATGatcctatgatttcacacataCCAAGAGCACCACACGGCTACATATCATTGGTATTCCACAAATCtgagttcctttctcttttccttataaGACAGGGAACATTTCTGCTATGCTGTGTGCCATGTTTCTAGAGGACACTGTGGAGCTGGTGGTAGGCAACTACCTTACTGCTTGCTGCTCTAACACCTGGACCTATTAGAGCCTTAAACATGTCTGTGTATGCCCGCGTTAAAATGTAAATGTCCTTGGGAAGGAATTATACCTCAAGACAGTAACAGGGAAATATCTTAAGGATGACTGTGAGCTCTAGACAAAAGCAAGTCTCTGGACAAAAACTCAGGACAGGCACTCCTAGAGAAATAGGTGTTTCCAGGAAGTAGTTGCTGACGAGGGACGACACCAATGAAAATAGTTTCTCTGTCAAGGTAGCTTTGCTCTACCCCCCTTACTGTGTTAGAAACCCTGCTTGAGTACAGGATATATGTTCCAAAATCTTTCTAATACCTTCCCCAACCctccattttaggaaaaaatcaCATTCTTATAATGCTGGGCAGAAATAGCATCTACTTAAGAAGTTGAAACTACACAAAATTCAAATGTCTTGTCCCAGTCATAAAAGACTCTATTGATAATCATAAGAACTTAATTCTGTCCCCAAAGGTATATCCTTCACCTGTCATAGAACTGAAGACACCACTTAACTGTCTGGAAAATGACTATTTTCTAAACTCTAGCAGGCAAAATTAACTCCAAAATTATAGAACGTTTCCTTGAAAACTTTGATACTACAGGAATCTCATATACTAATATGAGGAACATACAGGAATCTCAGGAATCTCATACACTAagaagcatggaatctgcttacaGAATACAGGAATCTCATATACTAAGCAGCATGACAAAAGGTAAAAGCCACAATGAAAACAACCACTTAGTAGTTTCCAGGAGAAAGTGCCTGTTCCATAAATATATCAGATGCATCTGTACCAAATGACTGCATAATGCATTTGCAATATTAAACAACGTGCCATTGggctttaccaaaaaaaaaaaaaaaaagtaaattaagaaaattgtttttccaaatttCAAGTCTTAAAGGAAAATATCACCCCCTAAATGTCTTACCTTTCTTGTCAATCTAAAGAATGCAGTTGCAGTACTCATAAACatcatttttgaaagaataatcGTTGTATAGGAAGCAAAGGCCATGAATACTTCATTTTCCATAAGTTCAGTGAGGTCAACCATTTTTTCAATTTTGGTctggaatcttaaaaatatttcagacaagATAGGAAAAGCAGACATAAATACCCCAAATAACTTGATAGTCACATAATGTACTTACATTGCAGCATTAACTATATTGTTCTTAAAAAAGGATCTTGGGTTTATTCACAGaagaaatcatctttttttcaatttcaaaataaatagtatcAGGTTGTTTTCTAGTTCTATAACATTAAGCTTGAAGATATCAAACAGACATGGAgcgaaaatgaaaatgtaggggTATGAGAAGCAAAGATAAATGGGCAAAATTCCATAGAGACTAAAATCATATTTTTGCATCAAACTGCAAGCTGGACCCAAAAGACCAGAGTTCATGGACTGATCTCATTAGAAACATCAAATTATGTACATAGTAGCACCATTAATGTTTGATTGGGAATGCCTAAATTCTAATACACGTCCTGCTTTAGAAACCCAGCTTATAGCTTTTTGCCATTCCAATAGTGTTTAGGATCCCAGGCTACAAGATTTGAATTCCAGTCCCACCATTTGGTTAACTTTGGTTCAGAGATTCGACCTCTCTGAAACGAAATTCTTCATTTATAAGATAGCAATAGTAACGGTTCCTAACTTACTGGTTTGTTGCCAGGATTTAATTGAGATAGCATGTGGAATAAATTTAtacttagcacagcacctggcccaTGGAACACCCTCAGTAAGGTTTATTATATTATGATCATCATTATCAGCATGATTATGGTCATCATCAGTACCAACACAAGTGAAGAAGGGGAAGCAGGATATTAGAAACAAAATGCTAGGCAAATGCAAAGTAAGGAATTGGCATTGATGGTACTTTCATAGAAGGAATAAGGGAAGAAAgattatctttaatattttaaatttaatttaatttattctattttattttatttttgaggaagagagcgagcacacgagtgaggaggggcagagaaagaaggggacagaggatccttaATGACAGCAGGGAGcatgacttggggcttgaactcatgaaccatgagatcatgacctgagccaaagccagacgttcaattgactgagccaccagatgccccaggaAGATTATCTTTATATAAGTCTTCAGGTTACTTCACATTGCAATGAATGTTACTATCTGTCTGGAGTTGGAAGTATAATTGGGAATGTACTCAGAAGGAAAGCTAAGATAGACCGGTGATACTGAAGTCAAAGTGGGTAGGGATTAAGTAaagtttcaaatttaaatttcctACCCTATCTGGTAGCCATTCTCTTTAATGTCCTCTCATTCTATGATCAGCCCTGCTATCTGCTTCTTCTGTCTTGTCCACATAAACACACATCTTTTCTCATATCCACCCTTGGCATGTAGTACTGTCTCTTATACGCAATGTCCACTCCTGCCTTTAAAACTCAACCCCTGAATGCCACCTTACTAGAGTGACATCTACCAAATTCTGATCATTCTATCCATCTACCAATAATCTATAAATTTATATCTCTTCTTATACTGTGTTACTGGTCATCCTGTGTCTACGCATTGCTGTTAGTGTGATCGAAACAACATACATATACGCTTAATTTTGTAAGAGCTCACTAGGTATCCAATTCTGTCATgtactttatatgcattatttaatGTTTGTAACCATACCATTACAGTCCTTATATCTATATCCATTCCATAGATGAAGCAAATGTGACTCCAAGATGTTAAGCAGCCAAGTTAGGACGCAAACCCATGACTATGACTTCATATCTTGTACACTAACTACACTGTACTATCTTCTTCAAGAGACTGCaaactgctggggtgcctgggtggctcagtcagttaagcacccaacttcagctcaggtcatgatcttgcagttcacgagtttgagccccgcgtggggctctgtgctgacagctcagaacccgaagcctgcttgggattctctctctctgcccctcctctgctcacactctgtctatctctctcaaaaattaaaaaaaaaaagagagagagagagagagactgcaaacTGTTTAATTCTCATTCAACTAACATTGATTGAATGCCTGCTCTGTGGCCAGCTGGCATCTGTTATCTTGCATCTGTTATCTTGTTTCCTCTTCCAATGACGCCACagggtaggtactattattcccatttttcagataaagaaaccaaAGCTTCCCAAGTAACCCCTGTTTTACAAGGTAGGCTGAAAATGTACTTTGGATTTAAGCAAACAGAAACTATATgtccccatttaaaaaacaaaaacaaatacatacaatAAACTAATCCACCTCCACAGGTCAGTAGTCTTGAAAGCACAGAATGTTATATAAGCTCTCAGTGCAAGACAATACTTTCAGTGCCATTTAACGTATCTGATCTTGTTCCActagtgggggcaggggtggggaggaagtcaTGAATAAACTGCACTATCCCTCAGAGTTCATGTAATTAGCTTAATAAGGGATCCCTAAGCCTCTGGACAGAGATCTGAAGAAACATAGCAggaatgttaatttaaaaaaattgagaaaagttTATCAAGTAGGAATTGTTGTTATTTAACAATAATTTTACATCTAAAACAGTTTCTGTAGGTCTCTACGAATGTTTGCAGAATGAAATTTATTTAGCAGTGGAATGCCCAGAGAATGGTCTTCCCTTTGAGAAAATTGGTATTGAaaaagtagaggggtgcctgggtggctcagttaagcatccgacttcggctcaggtcataatcccacagCTCGTGGGTCCGAGTCCCTcatccagctccgtgctgacagctcagagcctggagcctgcttcagattctgtgtctccctctctctctgcccctccccagctcgcactctgtctctctcaaaaataaataaacatgaaaaaaaaattttttttaagaaaaagtagagaaaaagtgGAAGCTTTCCAGAACAGCTGGTGGTAAAAGCACACAAAGATGTCAGCAGTTGGAGGAAAAGGGcaatgagaggttttttttctttaaat
It encodes the following:
- the MGST1 gene encoding microsomal glutathione S-transferase 1 isoform X2 — its product is MVDLTELMENEVFMAFASYTTIILSKMMFMSTATAFFRLTRKVFANPEDCVGFGKGENAKKYLRTDDKVERVRRIYHHKLPSSNCFCFSHKFWCFLFYLHLSQDIFFISLDFFFNPLVV